In one Umezawaea sp. Da 62-37 genomic region, the following are encoded:
- a CDS encoding MBL fold metallo-hydrolase has protein sequence MTTDTLHLRRLAWAGVEIRLDDTRLLIDPLEHAEPLAPVMGRPRQPLPPVDTPAGTHALITHLHPDHYDHDLIARIAAPGTIGCHTPVAPALREAGLDPVPQEIDQPRRIGPFTATPVPSLDWRGHDSDQVAWIVEGGGRRIIHCGDTMWHGDWWRIARDHGPFDLAFVPVNGVIARFEGYDATVPVTMTPEHAIEAAVALGATSACAIHHGLFHNPPTYTEQPDIERRFRLAAEARGIMPVLVPDGALVLLG, from the coding sequence ATGACCACCGACACCCTCCACCTGCGCCGCCTGGCCTGGGCGGGCGTGGAGATCCGGCTCGACGACACCCGCCTGCTGATCGACCCGCTCGAGCACGCCGAACCGCTCGCCCCGGTCATGGGGCGGCCCCGGCAGCCGTTGCCGCCCGTCGACACACCCGCCGGGACCCACGCCCTGATCACCCACCTGCACCCGGACCACTACGACCACGACCTGATCGCGCGCATCGCCGCCCCCGGCACCATCGGCTGCCATACGCCGGTCGCACCCGCCCTGCGGGAGGCGGGCCTCGACCCGGTCCCGCAGGAGATCGACCAGCCGCGGCGGATCGGCCCGTTCACCGCGACACCGGTGCCCTCACTGGACTGGCGCGGCCACGACTCCGACCAGGTCGCGTGGATCGTGGAGGGCGGCGGCCGCCGGATCATCCACTGCGGCGACACCATGTGGCACGGCGACTGGTGGCGGATCGCCCGCGACCACGGCCCGTTCGACCTCGCCTTCGTCCCCGTCAACGGCGTCATCGCCCGCTTCGAGGGCTACGACGCCACCGTCCCGGTCACCATGACTCCCGAGCACGCGATCGAGGCCGCCGTCGCGCTCGGCGCCACCAGCGCGTGCGCGATCCACCACGGCCTCTTCCACAACCCGCCCACCTACACCGAACAGCCCGACATCGAGCGGCGCTTCCGCCTGGCCGCGGAGGCGCGCGGCATCATGCCGGTGCTCGTGCCCGACGGCGCCCTCGTCCTCTTGGGGTGA